Proteins co-encoded in one Vibrio sp. SNU_ST1 genomic window:
- a CDS encoding two-component system response regulator — protein sequence MSQKPIVLVVDDTPSNLDVLTAILKDTYQVKVAINGTIGIKIAKMMPQPDLILLDIMMPDIDGYEVCRQLKSQPNTAHIPIIFVTAKIGPEAEVKGLSLGAVDYLTKPITPAIALQRVKTHIALYDQQRALFSQVKEKTQEINLGKLETLNILGRAAEFKDNETGMHVKRMSHYCEVLAKALGMTDEDAETLRDAAPMHDIGKIGIPDSVLLKPGKLDAGEWNTMQKHVEYGVEILGRQSDSKLMRTAIQVAQYHHEKWDGSGYPNQIAGEDIPLVGRIAAVADVFDALTAERPYKKAWSIDEALNLFEEQKGKHFDPTIVDLFFLKLPEILAIKEKFRDE from the coding sequence ATGAGTCAGAAGCCTATAGTGTTAGTTGTGGATGACACACCAAGCAACTTGGATGTGTTAACGGCAATACTCAAAGACACCTATCAAGTTAAGGTCGCAATTAACGGTACTATTGGAATTAAGATAGCCAAGATGATGCCTCAGCCAGATCTCATTCTCCTCGATATCATGATGCCTGATATCGATGGTTACGAGGTATGTCGCCAACTCAAATCCCAGCCAAATACAGCTCATATACCAATCATATTTGTGACCGCAAAAATTGGCCCAGAAGCCGAAGTGAAAGGGTTATCTTTAGGTGCTGTCGATTACCTAACCAAACCGATAACCCCTGCTATTGCACTCCAGCGTGTGAAAACGCATATCGCACTTTATGACCAACAACGCGCGTTGTTTAGTCAGGTAAAAGAGAAAACTCAAGAGATCAATCTCGGTAAGTTAGAAACACTGAACATATTGGGTAGAGCTGCTGAATTTAAAGACAATGAAACAGGCATGCACGTTAAGCGCATGAGTCACTACTGTGAAGTGCTAGCTAAAGCCTTGGGAATGACTGACGAAGATGCCGAGACGTTGCGTGATGCAGCACCAATGCATGATATTGGCAAGATTGGCATTCCCGATAGTGTGCTGCTAAAGCCTGGTAAGTTGGATGCCGGTGAGTGGAATACCATGCAGAAACACGTCGAATACGGTGTTGAAATTCTTGGTAGGCAGAGCGACTCCAAACTGATGCGTACCGCCATTCAAGTAGCGCAGTATCACCATGAGAAGTGGGATGGTAGTGGTTACCCAAACCAGATAGCTGGCGAAGATATCCCATTGGTTGGAAGAATTGCGGCTGTTGCTGATGTGTTTGATGCCCTGACCGCAGAGCGCCCTTATAAAAAAGCTTGGAGTATCGATGAGGCGCTGAATCTGTTTGAGGAACAAAAAGGCAAACATTTTGACCCAACTATCGTCGATCTGTTCTTTCTTAAGTTGCCCGAGATTCTTGCGATTAAAGAGAAGTTTAGAGATGAGTGA
- a CDS encoding ABC transporter permease produces the protein MLKPIAAAVFLVVLCVASLMIGVAEISFSDFFNGNQHANSIYVVSRIPRLFAIVLAGAGLSVAGLIMQQIVQNKFAAPSTMGTIDCAMLGYIVGILVLGNAAQWSYLGFIFAFAVFGTMLLVRFLQHLKFKNAVLVPLIGIMYGNVISSLTTFIAYKYDLVQTMSAWTMANFASVLQGSYEILYLAVPAYVLAYYFASQFSAASIGESFAKNIGLNYQKIVFIGVALVAICASSVVMIVGVIPFLGLIVPNIVSLMMGDNMKKILPWTAYWGVILVLACDLLARIVIFPYEIPISMVISVFGGLIFIYLIMRDKSNA, from the coding sequence ATGTTGAAACCCATTGCAGCTGCTGTATTTCTTGTTGTGTTATGCGTTGCGTCATTAATGATTGGAGTCGCTGAGATTAGTTTTAGCGATTTTTTCAATGGCAACCAACACGCCAACTCTATTTATGTTGTTAGTCGGATCCCTCGACTATTCGCGATTGTGCTTGCTGGTGCTGGCTTGAGTGTTGCAGGCTTGATAATGCAACAGATTGTTCAGAACAAGTTTGCTGCGCCTTCGACGATGGGCACGATTGACTGTGCCATGCTTGGGTATATAGTCGGTATTCTGGTGCTGGGCAATGCAGCGCAATGGAGCTATTTAGGTTTCATTTTCGCGTTTGCGGTTTTCGGGACCATGCTATTGGTCCGCTTTCTACAACACTTGAAGTTCAAGAATGCGGTGTTGGTACCTTTGATTGGCATCATGTATGGCAACGTTATTTCCTCTCTAACAACCTTTATTGCTTACAAATACGATTTAGTGCAAACCATGTCGGCTTGGACAATGGCGAACTTTGCGAGTGTGTTGCAAGGCAGCTATGAAATCCTTTACCTCGCAGTTCCTGCTTATGTATTGGCATACTACTTTGCGAGCCAGTTCAGTGCGGCAAGTATTGGAGAAAGCTTTGCAAAAAACATCGGACTCAATTATCAGAAGATCGTCTTCATTGGTGTTGCATTGGTTGCTATCTGCGCCTCTTCTGTGGTGATGATCGTTGGTGTTATCCCATTTCTTGGCCTTATCGTGCCGAATATCGTGTCGCTGATGATGGGTGATAACATGAAGAAGATCCTACCTTGGACTGCCTATTGGGGCGTGATCTTGGTATTGGCCTGCGACTTGTTAGCTCGAATCGTTATCTTCCCTTACGAGATTCCAATCTCAATGGTAATCAGTGTCTTTGGCGGCTTGATTTTTATCTACCTGATCATGAGAGACAAGTCGAATGCGTGA
- a CDS encoding siderophore ABC transporter substrate-binding protein — MKKTINLVRQLLGGLAIALASSLIMIAQAETITIEHVKGTAQFTEVPQRVVVLGFGSLDVLDQIGVQPVGAPHSLLPDYLASYKDTTANTGSLNEPDFEAIYMLKPDIIIAENRMLKIYDQLAKIAPTIMFSIDGDKYWADAQQNWRVLGNIFGKQAEVEAIIKDTQASITAVNDKVASEETSAMMLMNNGNNIAMFNKGSRFSIIFDDFGFVESKSATVAPIKGNHGNLISFEYIADAKPEVLYVLDREKAIGRSEGRAQELFDNPLVAATPAAQQGKIVYLDSSAWYLVAGGVTAIHRMLGDIERTIQ, encoded by the coding sequence ATGAAGAAAACAATCAATTTAGTTCGCCAGTTATTGGGTGGGCTTGCTATCGCTCTTGCATCATCATTGATAATGATCGCTCAAGCGGAAACAATCACCATTGAACACGTAAAGGGCACAGCGCAGTTTACCGAAGTACCACAGCGCGTTGTGGTACTTGGCTTTGGTAGCTTGGATGTGCTTGATCAGATTGGTGTACAACCAGTTGGCGCACCTCACAGCTTGCTGCCTGACTACCTAGCTTCGTACAAAGATACGACGGCAAATACGGGATCATTGAATGAACCTGATTTTGAAGCTATCTACATGCTGAAGCCTGACATCATCATTGCCGAAAACCGTATGCTTAAGATTTACGATCAACTAGCAAAAATCGCTCCGACCATCATGTTCTCTATTGACGGTGATAAATACTGGGCTGATGCTCAGCAAAACTGGCGCGTGCTAGGCAATATCTTTGGTAAGCAAGCTGAAGTAGAAGCGATCATTAAAGATACTCAAGCTTCTATCACGGCGGTAAACGACAAAGTCGCGTCTGAAGAAACTTCAGCAATGATGCTAATGAACAACGGCAACAACATTGCGATGTTCAATAAGGGCAGCCGCTTCTCAATCATCTTTGACGACTTTGGTTTTGTGGAGTCAAAGAGTGCGACAGTGGCTCCGATTAAAGGGAATCACGGCAATCTAATCTCGTTTGAATACATTGCTGACGCAAAACCTGAAGTGCTTTACGTGCTTGACCGTGAAAAAGCGATCGGTAGGTCAGAAGGGCGCGCACAAGAGCTGTTTGATAACCCACTGGTTGCGGCAACACCTGCAGCGCAGCAAGGCAAAATCGTTTACCTTGATTCAAGTGCTTGGTATCTGGTAGCTGGTGGCGTCACAGCGATTCACAGAATGTTGGGTGACATTGAACGTACGATTCAATAG
- a CDS encoding iron chelate uptake ABC transporter family permease subunit, translating into MRDSVKIAILAIASLGMAAVFVGQGLTWDNYEFFLSLRLPKLLSIVLAAVAISASSLVFQTITNNRILTPSILGFDSLYMLVQTVLLFVFGSTSFWVIDSIANFSMSVTVMILFSFALFHFYFKSKRNNVFTLLLIGIVCGSVFSSLANFLAMLIDPNEFAVLQNVMFASFNNVKGELVYLSLIPLGLSLLGLWLLAPKLDVLWLGVDNATSLGVNTKRLTQITLVIVSVMVAVSTALVGPVLFFGLITVSLARQIFKSYQHRVLIIASSLLAVVLLVSGQWFIEKVMAFETTVSVIINLVGGLYFMFLLLRTRIQ; encoded by the coding sequence ATGCGTGATTCAGTAAAAATTGCGATTCTGGCTATCGCGTCTTTGGGTATGGCGGCAGTATTTGTGGGGCAGGGACTTACGTGGGATAACTACGAGTTCTTCTTGTCTTTGCGACTACCAAAACTGCTGTCGATTGTGTTGGCGGCGGTGGCGATTTCGGCGTCGTCATTGGTGTTCCAAACCATCACTAATAATCGAATTCTAACCCCATCCATCCTGGGCTTTGATAGCTTGTATATGTTGGTGCAAACGGTACTTCTGTTTGTGTTTGGCAGTACCAGCTTTTGGGTGATTGATTCAATCGCAAACTTTTCGATGTCTGTAACTGTGATGATCTTGTTCTCGTTTGCTCTGTTCCATTTCTACTTTAAGAGCAAGCGAAATAACGTATTCACACTGCTTCTGATTGGCATCGTGTGTGGCAGCGTGTTCTCGAGCTTAGCGAACTTCCTTGCGATGTTGATTGATCCGAACGAATTTGCGGTGCTGCAGAATGTGATGTTCGCAAGCTTCAATAATGTGAAAGGCGAACTGGTTTACCTCAGCCTTATTCCATTGGGACTGAGTTTACTAGGTTTGTGGCTGTTAGCTCCTAAGCTTGATGTACTTTGGCTTGGCGTTGATAACGCGACAAGCTTGGGCGTGAACACCAAGCGACTGACTCAGATTACCTTGGTGATTGTGTCAGTGATGGTCGCGGTATCTACGGCTTTGGTTGGCCCTGTGCTGTTCTTTGGTTTAATCACCGTGAGCTTAGCTCGTCAGATATTCAAATCTTATCAACATCGTGTACTTATCATCGCAAGCAGTTTGTTAGCGGTCGTTCTATTGGTTTCAGGCCAATGGTTTATCGAAAAAGTAATGGCGTTTGAAACCACAGTAAGCGTGATCATTAACTTGGTCGGCGGTTTGTATTTTATGTTCTTGTTGTTACGCACCAGAATTCAGTAA
- a CDS encoding transporter substrate-binding domain-containing protein yields MSDGLMWSLNRFVLSLVIGLLVWPLDIRSANAGEVTDATLNQWLENQPTITFVTLTDHYPYSFIDDEGKVSGIIKDWALDLESRFGVHTRFISVDSRVKAKDALLDGRGDVFPFQQFDPSEGGRFLASDPYIPYQVAVIVPIDKKLDGNLDQNNKRRIAMVNENIDLQRAGVQLSSIERVDFDNVIDAVRALGAGDVEGMVGEPITTMELAKKIGVHDLAVNYVLEHWKKLEASMVIRTDEPELLTLINKQIETFDVNNKNQILSKWLDTSPYRVPLKGVFGFGNPPYMYPDSTAVGLEHDIIQRALNDMGYKLGDVVTLPPSAARRAIDNNNSIAFVSGVQFDDPNAHFLSDNVLNVEFVPVSLTRRKLKLQSQNDLSLGALLFDETSPIKNSVEVLKGKLDIVRVEDYEGLESAFSQLRAQNVDLLMVERRVLEWFITNTRFIEMAELTLHDEYKVEYPIYVDFKSEEIRDSFNAAINKLKQTDDGLSQIIEMQVQNDLSQVLKKANIIAQISAYFIVNDRFEELTEVFKIFDTDSSFQVITAQADNSNRPIKSWYIGNLVDEYGEKKNTSHFSSVTKVANYQTKGGSSNSGSMTFYFDVQSLERNHVYFPSVEQFSSFGDAAKRYIADVYQASNLTGEILNLSQKERKWIKDNPDVRIGIDPNSLPYEAISNTGEYIGMVDDYLTLIEQKTGLSINHVDVASWSEPRSLVDHHEVELVSAAQENRSLGDNVKAVKSLFSSRLAIASRRDISSLVLEEAEGWKIGILKNAANTDAIIKKYPNVEWVKVVSTEDGLNRLDDKTLDGMIDTVEVLNYLIDSFGHREVGIIGRLDFFLSPTLHVIKSEPLLYSIVNKAIESISAEERQKISAKWAAPKAIERVDYELVYTISGFALVIVLLIVFWNRKLSKQISIANDATEALKKAQEQLYNMLNSSPIAASVVFEEKVRYANDTAKQLFGVEGLDLDSIDVASIHDSLSVRDDVHKELKLNGKVVNRELVLRKSDGTRFVALVSYYLFELDGEIATLFWAFDISEMKRLNEQLEEQKKRADLASQAKSEFLANMSHEIRTPMNAIIGLSYLAIGEISNPVARNYIEKVHRSGHSLLSIINDILDFSKIEAGQLVIDHIPFDPMTNFQDVIELMEPKAAEKRLKLSMSIDPELNTPLIGDPLRLFQVILNLIGNAVKFTSHGHVTLNAIHLESNDSTVSMKVVVSDTGIGISEENKHKLFQAFSQADSTTTRKFGGTGLGLNISQKLVQAMGSEISVASVLGKGSEFSFVLTLPRSDAEELALFKSQELKLDYHIEFKGQKVLLVEDNELNQDLALAFFKRTNLNADLAENGEEAVALAKNNGYEMILMDLQMPVMDGFEATRQIREFDTQIPIIAMSANVFADAKQRARDAGVTDFLDKPIIIDKATSLIIKYIVPEVMVEGKAALLDEQAEQLECLTSKPNSNDAVSVFSQQRFDQLTLHDSELQNKLVGKFHSCAPSMMVDAFDNLAQDDWITLERNLHTLKSMAVSIGGLQLADLMGELEDKAHNGLCDEQDLREGEVRLVDLIAATDSKIVKPHAEVMSEASAMGTAVKEEQRLKLLSLLEAYDNDATQYVTELLAQYPHSAVLKDVQSALDNYDFERAKEVLSASE; encoded by the coding sequence ATGAGTGATGGCTTGATGTGGTCGCTAAATCGTTTTGTATTATCTCTTGTCATTGGCTTATTGGTGTGGCCACTGGACATTCGCAGTGCAAACGCCGGCGAAGTGACCGATGCAACGTTAAATCAGTGGTTAGAAAACCAACCAACGATTACCTTTGTTACCCTTACCGACCATTACCCATACTCATTTATTGATGATGAAGGAAAGGTATCTGGGATCATAAAAGACTGGGCATTAGATCTTGAAAGTCGATTTGGTGTTCATACTCGATTTATCAGCGTGGACTCACGCGTTAAGGCCAAAGATGCTTTGTTAGACGGGCGAGGCGACGTGTTCCCATTCCAGCAGTTCGACCCAAGTGAAGGTGGGCGTTTTCTTGCGAGTGATCCCTATATTCCTTATCAGGTGGCTGTGATAGTGCCTATCGACAAAAAACTCGATGGGAATCTAGATCAAAATAATAAACGCCGCATTGCTATGGTTAATGAAAACATAGACTTACAAAGAGCTGGCGTCCAGTTGAGCTCTATTGAACGAGTGGACTTTGACAACGTTATTGATGCGGTGCGTGCGTTAGGGGCAGGAGATGTTGAAGGCATGGTCGGTGAACCGATCACCACTATGGAGCTTGCGAAAAAGATTGGCGTGCATGATCTAGCGGTCAACTATGTTTTGGAGCATTGGAAAAAATTAGAAGCGTCGATGGTGATTCGAACTGACGAACCAGAACTACTGACGTTAATCAACAAACAAATTGAAACCTTTGACGTTAATAATAAGAACCAGATCCTATCAAAGTGGCTAGATACCTCTCCCTATCGAGTGCCATTAAAAGGCGTATTTGGCTTTGGTAACCCTCCGTATATGTATCCAGACAGCACTGCGGTCGGGCTAGAACACGACATTATTCAACGTGCTCTTAATGATATGGGGTATAAGCTGGGTGACGTTGTCACTCTTCCTCCTAGTGCCGCTAGAAGAGCCATCGATAACAATAATTCTATTGCCTTTGTTTCTGGCGTTCAGTTTGATGACCCTAATGCACATTTCCTAAGTGATAACGTTCTTAATGTTGAGTTTGTTCCTGTTTCACTGACTCGCCGCAAGCTCAAACTTCAATCCCAGAACGACCTGTCACTAGGGGCGTTATTGTTCGACGAGACCTCACCAATTAAAAATTCTGTTGAAGTGCTGAAGGGTAAGTTGGACATTGTTCGTGTCGAAGATTATGAAGGTCTTGAATCAGCATTCTCACAGTTGAGGGCTCAAAATGTTGACCTGTTAATGGTTGAGCGAAGAGTGCTGGAGTGGTTTATCACCAATACTCGTTTTATTGAAATGGCAGAGCTAACGTTACATGACGAGTATAAAGTTGAGTATCCGATCTATGTTGACTTTAAGAGTGAGGAAATCAGAGACAGCTTCAATGCCGCGATTAACAAACTTAAACAGACCGATGATGGTTTAAGCCAAATTATCGAGATGCAGGTTCAGAATGATCTAAGCCAAGTGCTTAAAAAAGCAAATATTATAGCGCAAATATCCGCGTATTTTATCGTCAATGACCGCTTTGAAGAGTTAACCGAAGTGTTTAAAATTTTCGATACGGACAGTTCATTTCAGGTGATCACCGCGCAGGCGGATAATAGTAATCGCCCAATCAAATCTTGGTACATCGGTAACCTAGTTGATGAATATGGAGAGAAGAAAAACACCTCTCATTTTTCGTCTGTCACCAAGGTGGCAAATTATCAAACCAAAGGAGGGAGCTCCAATTCTGGTTCGATGACTTTCTACTTTGATGTTCAGTCGTTAGAGCGGAACCATGTTTATTTTCCATCGGTCGAACAATTTAGTTCATTCGGAGATGCGGCGAAACGCTATATTGCGGATGTTTATCAAGCGAGTAATTTGACTGGAGAGATCTTAAATCTAAGCCAAAAAGAGAGGAAGTGGATCAAAGACAATCCGGATGTTCGGATAGGTATAGATCCGAACTCGTTGCCTTATGAGGCGATATCCAATACCGGTGAATACATCGGTATGGTTGACGATTATCTAACGCTCATTGAGCAGAAAACAGGGTTAAGTATCAACCATGTAGACGTTGCAAGTTGGTCAGAGCCCCGTAGCTTGGTTGACCATCATGAAGTAGAACTGGTCTCCGCAGCTCAAGAGAATCGTTCGTTAGGCGACAACGTTAAAGCAGTCAAGAGCCTGTTTTCAAGCCGTTTAGCTATTGCATCGAGACGAGACATAAGTAGCTTGGTGCTTGAGGAAGCTGAAGGATGGAAAATCGGTATCTTGAAGAACGCAGCAAATACCGACGCGATTATCAAGAAATACCCGAATGTTGAATGGGTGAAAGTAGTATCCACTGAAGATGGGCTTAACCGACTGGATGATAAAACCCTAGATGGCATGATCGATACTGTTGAAGTCCTAAATTACCTCATTGATTCATTTGGTCATCGTGAGGTCGGAATTATCGGACGACTTGATTTTTTCCTTTCTCCAACCTTACACGTCATTAAGTCTGAACCTTTGCTTTATTCCATTGTGAATAAGGCGATTGAGAGCATTTCTGCTGAAGAACGTCAAAAGATATCGGCGAAGTGGGCTGCGCCAAAAGCGATAGAAAGAGTCGACTATGAATTGGTTTATACCATTTCAGGTTTTGCTTTGGTGATCGTTTTACTTATCGTTTTCTGGAATCGAAAACTCTCGAAACAAATAAGCATTGCCAATGATGCAACAGAGGCGCTTAAGAAGGCTCAGGAGCAGCTCTACAATATGCTTAACAGCTCTCCTATCGCCGCGAGTGTTGTGTTTGAAGAGAAGGTTCGTTATGCCAACGACACTGCGAAACAGCTGTTTGGGGTTGAAGGTCTTGATCTTGATTCTATCGATGTGGCTTCTATTCATGACTCTTTATCCGTTCGGGATGATGTACATAAGGAGCTCAAGCTCAATGGCAAGGTGGTAAATCGGGAGTTGGTGCTTAGAAAATCTGATGGAACCCGTTTCGTTGCTTTAGTCAGCTACTACTTATTCGAGTTAGACGGCGAGATAGCAACACTATTTTGGGCATTCGACATCTCTGAAATGAAGCGTCTGAACGAGCAATTAGAAGAACAGAAAAAGAGAGCGGATCTTGCAAGCCAAGCGAAATCTGAATTCTTAGCCAATATGAGCCATGAAATTAGAACGCCAATGAATGCAATAATTGGTCTGTCTTATTTGGCAATTGGCGAAATATCTAATCCTGTTGCTCGAAACTATATCGAGAAAGTGCACCGTTCAGGGCATTCACTGTTAAGCATCATTAATGACATCCTCGATTTCTCAAAGATAGAGGCGGGACAGCTTGTTATTGATCATATCCCATTTGACCCAATGACCAACTTCCAAGATGTCATTGAATTGATGGAACCCAAAGCGGCTGAGAAGCGACTTAAATTGTCTATGTCGATAGATCCAGAGCTAAACACTCCGTTGATTGGTGACCCATTAAGATTGTTTCAGGTCATTCTGAACCTGATAGGTAACGCCGTTAAATTCACTTCGCATGGACATGTGACTTTGAATGCTATTCATCTCGAATCCAATGATAGCACTGTGAGTATGAAGGTGGTTGTTTCAGATACAGGAATAGGAATTTCAGAAGAGAATAAGCACAAACTCTTTCAAGCATTCAGTCAGGCAGATAGTACTACCACGAGAAAGTTCGGAGGTACTGGTTTGGGGCTAAATATCAGTCAAAAACTCGTGCAAGCCATGGGTAGTGAAATTTCAGTTGCGAGTGTATTGGGTAAGGGGAGTGAGTTCTCTTTCGTTCTCACTCTGCCTAGGTCAGACGCAGAGGAACTAGCACTCTTTAAATCTCAGGAGCTCAAGCTGGATTATCACATCGAGTTTAAGGGGCAAAAGGTATTACTGGTAGAAGATAATGAGTTAAATCAAGACTTAGCGTTGGCATTTTTCAAGCGTACGAATTTGAATGCTGACTTGGCTGAGAACGGAGAAGAAGCCGTCGCGCTAGCCAAAAATAATGGCTATGAAATGATTCTAATGGACCTTCAAATGCCCGTTATGGATGGCTTTGAAGCGACGCGTCAGATCCGTGAGTTTGATACGCAGATCCCTATTATAGCGATGTCTGCCAATGTGTTTGCCGATGCCAAGCAAAGAGCAAGGGACGCAGGTGTAACGGACTTCTTAGACAAGCCGATTATTATCGATAAAGCGACTTCTTTGATCATCAAATACATAGTGCCGGAGGTGATGGTGGAAGGAAAGGCGGCTCTGTTAGATGAGCAAGCAGAGCAACTTGAATGTCTAACAAGTAAACCCAATAGCAATGATGCTGTCAGTGTATTTTCTCAGCAGCGGTTCGATCAACTCACTCTTCATGATTCGGAACTACAAAATAAACTGGTTGGGAAGTTCCATAGTTGTGCGCCAAGCATGATGGTTGATGCGTTTGATAATTTGGCACAAGACGATTGGATTACGCTTGAAAGAAACTTGCATACCTTGAAAAGCATGGCAGTGTCGATTGGTGGACTCCAGTTGGCTGATTTAATGGGAGAGTTAGAAGATAAAGCTCACAACGGTTTGTGTGATGAGCAAGACCTCAGAGAAGGTGAGGTGCGGTTAGTTGATCTCATTGCAGCAACGGACAGCAAGATTGTTAAGCCACATGCAGAGGTGATGAGTGAAGCGAGTGCGATGGGAACTGCGGTCAAAGAAGAACAAAGGCTTAAGCTACTCTCGCTGCTGGAAGCCTATGACAACGATGCAACCCAATACGTGACTGAGTTACTGGCACAGTATCCACATTCAGCAGTTCTTAAAGATGTCCAAAGTGCGTTAGATAATTACGATTTTGAACGAGCCAAAGAGGTTCTGAGCGCTTCTGAGTAG
- a CDS encoding LysR family transcriptional regulator, with product MINPLWLNTFKTLVEVGHFTQTAEKLYMTQPGVSQHIKKLEQACNCDLLSRENKSFELTEQGRIMYRYALKLEKDQEDLFESLSFDNPYAGQCYLSCSGSLSLRLYPKLLELQQQYQELSINLEAAPNKKILNDLLQGTTDIGIVRHSPNDSYYQSQVIGKEALCLIVHHSLANLEITPDALHNIGLIAHPDSAHYLSLYFDLWGDKDLANININEIPKSGYINQLHQILLPVSKGLGFTVLPEGAVENFPDRDKLHVVTPKVKVEETLYLVQKRNRKLPHRYNTLIDLIKQHVSN from the coding sequence ATGATCAATCCACTTTGGCTCAATACATTTAAAACTCTGGTTGAAGTTGGACATTTCACCCAAACGGCAGAAAAGTTGTACATGACACAGCCTGGAGTCAGCCAACACATCAAGAAGCTTGAACAAGCTTGTAATTGTGACCTGTTATCGAGAGAAAATAAGAGCTTCGAGCTGACCGAACAAGGTCGGATTATGTATCGCTATGCGCTCAAGCTAGAGAAAGACCAAGAAGATCTTTTTGAGTCTCTAAGTTTTGATAATCCTTATGCTGGGCAATGTTACCTATCCTGCTCTGGTTCACTCTCTTTACGCCTGTACCCAAAACTTCTTGAACTACAGCAACAATACCAAGAACTCAGCATTAACTTAGAAGCGGCGCCAAACAAAAAGATATTGAATGACCTACTCCAAGGCACTACCGATATAGGCATTGTGAGGCACTCACCCAACGACAGCTACTACCAAAGCCAAGTCATTGGCAAAGAGGCCTTATGTCTTATCGTCCACCACAGCCTTGCTAACTTAGAGATTACCCCTGACGCGCTGCACAATATCGGCCTCATAGCCCATCCAGACTCTGCTCATTACCTGTCTTTGTATTTTGACCTATGGGGAGATAAAGACTTAGCGAACATCAACATCAATGAAATACCGAAGTCTGGCTACATTAATCAACTTCACCAAATTCTATTACCTGTATCAAAAGGGCTTGGGTTTACCGTGTTACCCGAAGGTGCTGTCGAAAACTTTCCAGACAGAGATAAGCTGCACGTTGTGACACCTAAAGTGAAGGTTGAAGAAACACTGTATTTGGTTCAGAAAAGAAATCGAAAACTTCCGCACCGATACAACACCCTTATCGATCTCATCAAACAACACGTCAGTAACTAA
- a CDS encoding PACE efflux transporter: MSTLERVFHSVLFEVLAVTLSIIGLAIFTDHDVNALSGTMIVVATIAMIWNYCFNRIFDRYFTGEKSQRSLKLRIFHVVLFEAGLLVATIPVMAYLLDVGIWQAFLMDIGVTIFITIYAFVFNLIYDHVRAFLVHRSFAVKFGAS; this comes from the coding sequence ATGAGTACCTTAGAAAGAGTGTTTCACTCAGTGTTATTCGAAGTTTTGGCCGTAACACTATCAATTATAGGCTTAGCGATATTTACCGATCATGATGTGAATGCCTTATCAGGAACCATGATAGTTGTTGCGACCATCGCGATGATTTGGAATTACTGTTTTAACCGCATTTTTGATCGCTACTTTACGGGTGAAAAATCTCAGCGTTCACTTAAGCTGAGAATATTCCATGTCGTTTTGTTTGAGGCAGGCTTGCTGGTGGCGACGATCCCTGTGATGGCTTACTTACTTGATGTGGGGATTTGGCAGGCATTTTTAATGGACATCGGCGTGACCATTTTTATTACCATTTACGCGTTTGTGTTTAATCTGATTTACGATCATGTGCGAGCATTCTTAGTGCACAGATCTTTCGCGGTTAAATTTGGAGCGAGCTAA
- a CDS encoding ABC transporter ATP-binding protein, whose protein sequence is MIKLTGLSKKYGKSLVVDDASAMFPKGEVTSIIGPNGAGKSTLLSMASRLTESDAGEVIIGDKLLAEWDTKELAKHLAVLRQSNNINMRFTIRELVCFGRFPHSQGRLKDEDHKIVDTALEHLGITDIQNKYLDELSGGQRQMAFIAMVVAQDTDYVFLDEPLNNLDIKHSVEIMQTLRRLAHEFNKAVVIVIHDINFASCYSDNIVAMKKGKVVKSGKVSEVVEKSVMESIYEIPFEIREFDGVRICMYYSGR, encoded by the coding sequence GTGATTAAATTAACAGGTTTAAGTAAGAAGTATGGCAAATCACTCGTGGTGGATGATGCCAGCGCTATGTTCCCGAAAGGGGAAGTGACTTCTATTATTGGCCCAAATGGTGCGGGTAAAAGTACGCTGCTTTCTATGGCGAGTCGCTTAACAGAAAGTGATGCCGGTGAAGTAATTATTGGCGACAAGCTACTGGCTGAATGGGATACCAAAGAGTTGGCTAAGCACCTTGCGGTATTACGACAGTCAAACAACATCAATATGCGATTTACGATTCGCGAATTGGTTTGTTTTGGTCGTTTCCCACATTCACAAGGTCGTTTGAAAGACGAAGATCATAAGATCGTTGATACGGCGCTAGAGCACCTTGGTATTACCGATATTCAAAACAAATACCTTGATGAGTTGAGTGGCGGTCAGCGTCAAATGGCGTTCATCGCAATGGTTGTGGCGCAAGATACCGACTATGTGTTCTTGGATGAGCCACTGAACAACCTAGATATCAAGCACTCTGTAGAGATCATGCAGACGCTGCGTCGTTTAGCTCATGAATTTAATAAAGCGGTAGTGATCGTAATTCACGACATCAACTTCGCTTCTTGCTATTCAGATAACATTGTCGCGATGAAAAAAGGCAAAGTGGTTAAGTCGGGTAAGGTTTCTGAAGTGGTTGAAAAGTCAGTGATGGAGTCGATCTACGAGATCCCATTTGAGATTCGTGAGTTTGATGGTGTTCGAATCTGTATGTATTATTCAGGTCGTTAG